The bacterium genome contains a region encoding:
- a CDS encoding UbiD family decarboxylase gives MDAIVDLRGWLEHLENTGRLKRIAEKVRLEHEIALVSKKHDGHSALVFEATDGPSMPICANIACRREWYAEALGVSPENLLREVLQRQQIRIPPRKVEDAPFLETSIAEKINILKLLPLPIYHELDGGPYISAGVFFARDPETGAGNVSIHRMHALGPDLFGLLVLPRHLKGMIQRAHEKGEGLKVAVAVGLDPLLLMASQLVLSPGEDELEAAGGLKGAPVEVCPAPWSGIPVPTGAEIVIEGEILPGERLREGPFGEFPGYYSPADEREVLRVRAVSMRRDPIFYSILAAGFDHLLMGAIPREAGLLRDLQRAVPSVRDVVLPLSAAGRFHCVIQIDKRNEGEGKSALMAALAAHYDVKHAICVDRDINIHDPAHVDWALATRFQADKDLFVVPGAWGSRLDPSADEGVTAKMGMDATVPVGGLEREFRSLKVPGEDR, from the coding sequence ATGGACGCTATTGTTGATCTTCGCGGATGGCTGGAGCATCTGGAAAACACGGGCCGGCTGAAACGCATCGCTGAAAAGGTGCGTCTGGAACACGAAATCGCCCTCGTGAGCAAAAAGCACGACGGACATTCGGCACTCGTTTTCGAAGCCACAGACGGCCCCTCCATGCCCATTTGCGCCAACATCGCTTGTCGGCGGGAATGGTACGCCGAGGCCCTGGGGGTCTCCCCCGAAAATCTCCTGCGGGAGGTTCTTCAGCGGCAGCAGATTCGAATCCCTCCACGAAAAGTGGAGGACGCTCCTTTTCTCGAAACATCCATCGCTGAAAAAATCAACATCCTGAAACTCCTGCCCCTTCCCATCTACCATGAACTCGACGGTGGACCCTATATTTCCGCGGGTGTTTTCTTCGCACGCGATCCGGAAACGGGAGCGGGAAACGTTTCCATCCACCGGATGCACGCCCTTGGCCCCGATCTCTTCGGCCTTCTCGTTCTCCCCCGGCATTTGAAGGGAATGATTCAGCGCGCCCACGAAAAGGGGGAAGGGCTGAAAGTGGCGGTCGCCGTGGGGCTCGACCCCTTGCTCCTCATGGCCAGCCAACTCGTACTCTCCCCCGGGGAAGACGAACTGGAAGCGGCGGGCGGACTCAAAGGCGCTCCGGTTGAGGTTTGTCCCGCCCCCTGGTCCGGGATTCCCGTTCCCACGGGCGCCGAGATCGTCATCGAGGGTGAGATTCTTCCAGGAGAGCGTCTGCGGGAGGGGCCCTTCGGTGAATTCCCCGGCTACTACAGCCCGGCAGACGAGCGGGAGGTACTGCGGGTGCGGGCGGTCTCGATGCGGCGCGATCCGATTTTCTATTCCATCCTCGCGGCGGGCTTCGATCACCTTTTGATGGGGGCAATCCCCCGAGAGGCCGGGCTCCTGCGCGATCTCCAGAGAGCCGTGCCCTCGGTGCGGGATGTAGTCCTTCCGCTCTCGGCCGCCGGGCGCTTCCACTGTGTCATTCAAATTGACAAGCGGAACGAGGGGGAAGGAAAGAGCGCCCTGATGGCGGCGCTCGCGGCGCATTACGACGTCAAGCACGCCATCTGCGTCGATCGGGATATCAACATCCACGATCCCGCGCACGTGGACTGGGCGCTGGCCACCCGCTTTCAAGCCGACAAGGATCTTTTCGTCGTTCCCGGCGCCTGGGGAAGCCGCCTCGATCCCTCCGCCGATGAAGGCGTAACGGCGAAAATGGGGATGGACGCCACTGTGCCCGTCGGCGGTCTGGAAAGAGAATTCCGCTCGCTGAAAGTGCCGGGAGAGGATCGATAG